TTGATGATTTCTTCGATCACTGCTTCACGCAATTTCTCAAGAGAAATATCTTCGTCATGTTGAGTAGAGAGCACAACAGTGTCGATAGAGTCAGGTTTGCCATCCACGTAACGCAAGGTCACTTGTGACTTCGCATCAGGACGCAACCAGTTCAAACGACCGTCACGACGCAGCTGTGATTGGCGCTCAACCAAACGGTGCGACAAATGAATTGGTAAAGGCATGAGCTCTGCCGTCTCATCACAAGCGTAGCCAAACATTAAGCCTTGGTCACCAGCACCTTGATCTAAGCCGTCATCATGCGCCTTATCAACGCCTTGAGCGATATCAGGGCTTTGCTTGTCGTAGGCAACTAAGACCGCGCAACCCTTGTAATCAATACCGTAAGCAGTGTTGTCGTAACCAATTTCACGCAAGGTATTGCGTGCAACCTGAATGTAGTCAACGTTAGCGTTGGTGGTAATTTCACCAGCCAAAACTACTAAGCCGGTATTACATAAAGTTTCTGCTGCAACACGCGCAGTTGGATCTTGAGCCAAGATGGCATCGAGGATCGAATCAGAGATTTGGTCTGCTACTTTATCGGGGTGACCTTCA
Above is a window of Polynucleobacter necessarius DNA encoding:
- the metK gene encoding methionine adenosyltransferase; translation: MANDYFFTSESVSEGHPDKVADQISDSILDAILAQDPTARVAAETLCNTGLVVLAGEITTNANVDYIQVARNTLREIGYDNTAYGIDYKGCAVLVAYDKQSPDIAQGVDKAHDDGLDQGAGDQGLMFGYACDETAELMPLPIHLSHRLVERQSQLRRDGRLNWLRPDAKSQVTLRYVDGKPDSIDTVVLSTQHDEDISLEKLREAVIEEIIKPVLPKHLIKGAINFLVNPTGRFVIGGPQGDCGLTGRKIIVDTYGGAAPHGGGAFSGKDPSKVDRSAAYAGRYVAKNVVAAGLASKCLIQISYAIGVAKPTSVMVSTFGTGKISDEKIAQLVSEHFDLRPKGIVKMLNLLRPIYKKTAAYGHFGREEPEFTWEQTDKAAALRAAAGL